In Pyrus communis chromosome 11, drPyrComm1.1, whole genome shotgun sequence, the sequence GGAGCCTCTCCTCATCTAGAGACTGCAAAATCCAAATTCATCACATATATTTTGCTTCTCACGCATAATAGAATTCTGGCTCTTTGGAATATCTTCACACGAAGAATATGCAACAAATCTACTTAGTTTTAACTTCGAACTCACAGTTGAATTTAAAAGATATTGAATAGAAGGGCAATCAGAAGATCAGAGTAACATGTTGGATTCATCATTTTTGAGAAGAGATAAACCTTTCATTTAAGCTAACACATCAATTACACTTCACTGGATAAGGAGTACGTTATAAGAACAgacagaaagaaaacaaaaagaaagaacacaGAACAAATATAACTATTATACCAAAAAGCCCAAAATATGTTAATCaacaattaagtaataattcaattatcaacaaccacatcaattggtttgtaaatttattaaaaaaaaaaaatttaatctccctattATTATAATTCCATCATTTTTCATGTACTTCTCACTTTTCCCTAAAAATTCCTGACAATTCCAAATCCAACCGAAAAATACCAGTAACTCCGTCCAAAAGATACCAAAATCATTGGAATGGAATCGGTTTCCATATCTCATTGATCGGTAAATCCCAGAAAGATACCGAAATCTTTATTTTCCTTTAGCAAAGAGCAAAGAGCAAAGAACAAAGAACCCACCAGCAAAAGGTgccaaaaaataaaggaaaggcAAGTCATATCTTGTTGGATAAAGcgaaaaggggaaaaaaataataatgaaaaacgatttgaaactttgaattttaacagtAGTGATGTCGTCATTTTGTGCCGGTGGTCAAACGAGTGTCTATATTTACACGTTTTTGGAAGTTACCTTTTGGTCCCTTATCCTAATCTAATCCGGACCCTTTATCTCGATTTCTCTTCTGCCTCACGCTGCTACGTGGCAAACACCAACTCCCATTCTCTATTTTCAAAAAACCCACTAGCAAAAGGCGCCAAAAAATAACGGAAAGGCAAGTCATATCTTGTCGGTTAAAGAgaaaatggtaaaaaaataataatgaaaaacgatttgaaactttgaattttaacagtAGTGATGTCGTCATTTTGTGCTGGTGGTCAAACGAGTGTCTATATTTACACGTTTTTGGAAGTTACATTTTGGTTCCTTATCCTAATCTAATCCGGACCCTTTATCTCGATTTCTTTTCTGTCTCACACTACTACGTGGCAAACACCAACTCCCATTCTCTTTTTTCAAAGAACCCACTAGCAAAAGGCGCCAAAAAATAACGGAAAGGCAAGTCATATCTTGTCGGTTAAAGCgaaaatggtaaaaaaataataatgaaaaacgatttgaaactttgaattttaacagtAGTGATGTCGTCATTTTGTGCTGGTAGTCAAACGAGTGTCTATATTTACACGTTTTTGGAAGTTACATTTTGGTTCCTTATCCTAATCTAATATGGACCCTTTATCTCGATTTCTCTTCTGCCTCATGCTGCTACGTGGCAAACACCAACTCCCATTCTCTCTTTTCCCGATCTCGCAATCTCTCTCACTCTCGCAGTCTCTCTGTCACTCTCTATCTTAAAGACACACATTATTCTCAGTCAACCCAACAGCCAACAGTGCTAGAGTCCAAGTCATCAATTGCTTAGTCtttaagggggcgtttgtttgccctcactaacttggactggactggactggactagctattagtccaatactgtgtttgttccatgctggactaacattaatgagactaaaggggactagcatggacaaaacccttcactaagaggtcttagtgagactccccaataaccatgggactagctaagactatcctctatttctcgcccttgtcatgctcaacgaccactcctgacagactcctcgtcatcgctgatcacctagatcaatcattaacttcccgactctctttcagatccatttcacaaccaactttcatataaaatataccaaattgaagctgtgagtgacaagattacgattttacttgaatcgaggccaaaatgtggtcgaatgtggccggaaaatagcctggaAGTCTcagcctgtttgggcttcttcaaatccatgacaaattcgagcatacaaagctaagatctcggtctagggatggtgatgaattttttggcggtgctaacttcatccaatttaatgagggttggccaaaaaacacatcgggaaacctgcaactcgtcgggaaaattggagccgtgaggttccgttcaacgcatagctagagagggagggaggacagagaaatagagactggaatcaatgaggagtttgaccaggaatgagaaagagacatgaattgagaggtctgagaggaaaaaacgagggagagggtgggacgatgagagaagaggaaaagagtgggacggaaatggtaggaaaagatggagaaaaagataagatcataataaaatattaataatttatatattaaataaaataatattagaatttgttgtTATCCAgtttcttagtccaatactgcaccaaacgcttcactaagttagtccagtttagtctagtctaagccagtccagcttagtccttgaagctaatccagtccgagatagtccggcgcaacaaacgccccctaagtTTTCTATTGTAACTAATCCAAAGATAGCTTAATTAGTTACATTAGTTGTTAACTAAATATTATTAGCTGCTGTGTATAAATACTCCAAATGTAACCAGTTTCATTTAATGAAAATACATTTCTTATATATCTCACCCTCCCTTAACTCTGTCCCTCTCATCCGTGCCCTCCCTCTCTGCAAACCCTCACCTCCCTCACCATCATACCACATAACAACAACTAAACACCATCACCCCTGCGAACTAAGATTCGAAGAAAGAACACCCCAAACCTTATCTTCCTTTCGCCGGtactgttcatcatcttctccaTCGAGTTTCGTGATTTTCCAACATTGGTAAGTTTCTAAAAAcccttgggatgtgttttagggttagatCGAAGCTTTTTTTAAGTTGTGTATACATTTCAATCGCAGAAAATAGCTCGGGGgagcttttccaaattttccagctagcaccgcccctttcgaggaaTGTTCCGGTCAAACCATTGCGAGTTGGCCGGCGTAtgaggtatcaatctctttgtCTCGTCGAGAACTAcaactttcatttttgtttcacTTGATTTCGTCGAGTAATGAATAAGTTATGAGCGTTTGAAAGTAGCCCAGAAACCAGCCAAAGAGTGGCCTGAAAACCACCCTCAACCCAGGCCTTTGGGCCGGGTTACCCAACCAATTAACCCCAAAACCCAGCAGCCCAaccaaggcctttgggccgaGAAACTAGGGCCCTTAGCCCGCTAAACTCTTAACCCGACCAAAAAGGGCTTCGACCCATGAGCTTTAAAcccaacccaaaacccttgGAATCTGAACCTTTTGAATTGAGACCTTTGGGCTGTTCACCTAGGGCCTTCGGCCCAATTCACCCAATACcctttaaaccctaaaacctatTGGACCCAAGCCCCTTAGGCCCAGAcccgttgactttgacccgATCAACTGTCAGCGTTGACTTTTTCGAGTTTCACCTGGAACCCCtcataggctaatttcgacgtcctgaatccGTTTTTGACATTCATTTTTCCAAATTAAATCATTtgagtagagttttattaattgtatactttatgtgcttaggggcaattatCTGTGGCGTTTTCATCTTTACTAGTTTGCGTGTCTCTTCGGCATCAAAGTATCTGTGAGTAGACCCTTTCTAAAAATTCATGTTTTAACAGTAgtaatgcatacatgaaaagcatgatttactGATTACGTTTTATGAGACAACATGCTTATTGAGgttattttgaattattactatttttcctataactcgTGTTCTTTATAAAAGatttgatggatgacgatataatatttagaacatgttttgaACACCTCTTTATAATATAGATGATGAacgactttatactatgaagttgctttTCAAATATCtgtatgttcaatggttttgttcTTACCTAGTAATTCCTTTCAATCTGTAAGTAGTAATTAGACTACTTTACTTTGATagctaattttttatttgtttaaataatttatatatgaGATTTGCTACGGACACTCGCTCACAAGTCTCTACCGACTCGCTAGCCACGTAAGGATTGTCTTAGAATGTGTTGTGGTGTATGGGTCCGGaaaaaaataacacaagatcTGAAACTTGTGTACTTCAAGTGGAAATGGGAaattaatgacaaaaaattaggaagaagaatttgagcaatttgaactcaaaatttctgtatttttcaattccaatttctaCCTTAACCAGCATTTTCTAATTTTCCATCAAGCACGCAAAACAAATCATACTCAAAGACTATATTGAATCTTCATAGGCAGAGCACCCATATTTCTCCCGCTCCAAATGGGGTTTTGAGATGGGTTTGGCAGTGAAGCCTGCCGTAGATGATTTGGCGGTGAAACTGTGAAGAAGATGGAAGAGAGAGGTGTACGTGGCTAGAGAGTCCAGGGAGACTGGCTTTGTATACAAGAGTCAAAATAGGAACAAGAACCCATAGAATTCCATAAACCTAACCCCTCACGTGCGAAATTATAGAAGATTCCCTTTAAGATCAAACAATTCCATCGAATTGAGTATGATTGTATGTGTGATAGCATCTACTATACCAGAAATATCAATGAACCCGATTATTGAAATTGCTCAGGATACCCTTTTTTAGCTTCTAGAATCTATTTCTTAGTTCAAGATCCCTCTTACTAACTGGAATCAAAGAATTTGTAGATCTGTTCCACCCAAAATTGGAATGGGCTAGGGTTATGAACTTATAATCTATATATTAGAATTAAAAAGTAGTAATTTAATTGGTATAACCCACGGTTTCATTTTATACGTATTATAAAGTCTCACAAATTCTAGTCCTCCTacatatgtgtgtatatgtgaTATGCTCCACCGGAATCACAGGTTGAACGTGGCACAAGGTGTGGGTGACCATGGCATCGGCAGGTGTGTCTCTGCTTGCCAAAACaatcatttattatttctttatcTAATTAAATAATCGTCTATATCTTTTTAAGAAAATGTTATGATATATTTTTGGGACACTTTGGATGCGATTCTTAATTATCaatattctttgactgaaatcttgttggttttcaatttttgatcaaaatctctaaaattaatgtgatatcgtatttctatgtaggttactatattttttaaattaaaaattaaaatttatagtttgtattaatgagattttaaattaaaaaaacccataatttgtggattaaaattattaaaatataaattatactatCCAAtagattgtgtgtgtgtgtgtgtgtgtgtgtatgtatgtatgtaaacatgggtacattcatcaaaaattaacaaaaaaaaattattgtaccaaaatatgggtacattcttcaaaaccacaccaaaaaaataatagatattaggctgaataacattagtaaatttctttgattaaaattgacatggatacattctcaaatcaagaaaaagaatgtacccatataagtttaaaaatggattagaaaaaatttgaacagattttatataaaaaagggtacatttcactacaacaaattggtatatttaagaataggtacattttaagattaaaaaattgaaaaattacatgaatgggtacatataagattaaaaaattggaaaccttttcataaaaaattaaggggtacaaacttattctaattttttatttattttggaaatgatttgaattgaaaattagttagAAGTTTAATAAATGTGTGAGTACTAAAATcctaaataaattattaatttttattttaaaaattatgtaaatgatatgaaaattcattattacattaatgctagggacctcgatcaaaatctgaaaactaataaggtttcaatcaaagaacattagtaacttaagaactggatactaattttttctatatttttataccataaTTGTACAATTGTGTATGgtttaaaatatcgatatacaAATTTATACAAATATCAATAAATATATCGATATCAGTATAAGTTACCTTAAACGAAGCTCAAAACGTGAAAATTTAAGATGGCACTTTATGGAATGTCATATCAAACTACAATACatatattgataaaaaaaaaaaattaaatactaaTACTATATATCATTTCAATCTTTTGGGATATGTACAAAACATGCACACAATGTGCACAACAATATGACCAAAATAGGATTTTCTTAATACTTAAAATGACCAAATTCCCTCAtatataaatgggttatttcGATCAATAGGTCTCTCTCTTGTTTCTCCCTCCGGCAGTGTTGGCGGTCCAATCGCCCCCAGCTTTACTTTTGCCACCGTGCTACCGTACGGTTTCCATCACCCCCTCACCTACCTCCAATCTTGTTTGCCCTCTTTGCGGTCGCGGCTTCCTGGAAGAGATGGAAACCCTTAATCCTAACCCTTAACCCCACCgcaatcctttcttctcttttcccTCATCTGACGCTCTTTGCCTCCAGCAGATGTCCCCTCCTATTCTGTGCCTGCGCGCAAGAATCTCTCAGAATAATCCActcttatttcattttttttcctactaTTTTTGATTTGGGTAACCCTTGATTTTAATGGGTAGAGTTGAAGGCAGCTGGGAATAAATTAAGTTGATAAAATGTCATGATTAGTGAATAAGTGTTTGTTCACTTTGTTTGTTCATCAACTTCAAGCAGATTAATTAAGTCATAACCAATAAGTAATTTTCATTGCTGACacgacatgcacatgatatgatCACAAATCTGAGCTCAACCTCAAAAACCAGAGCTCACTGCCCTTTCTTAGAAATCAATAAAATGATGCTTATGCGCTCTGAGGTCATTTCATAGTTTGTCATTTTCTGTGCATGTTCTGTGCATAATGCAAGCATGGTACTAAGTATGTGCATATTATGTGCATGGTAAAAGATAAAACTTTCCTTAACTATACCTTTCATTAAAGATAACTAAGTCATTTTCTTAACTAAGTCATATAATTCCATATAACttcattaaaaagttaaataatAAGGAACCCTTAACATTATCTTCCATCGTTTCTATGATTGAAGTTTAACTACAGAATAGTTCATGCATCAAACTAAACTAGTATGGGgaaattaacaataacaaaCACGATAAATTTGACAGTATTTGAATATAGTCGGTGTAAACCTTTCTTTGAGGCTGTGCAAGCTGGCCGTTGGGAAACTGCAAAGGACTTTTACATCCAACATCCGGAGGCAGTAAGAGTAAGACATCCATCTTCTGGGAAGACAGCTCTTCACATTGCAGTTGAAGCTGGGCATGTGGATATTGTCAGAGAATTGGTGTCGTTGACAGGATTTGATTATAGTCGGTGTAAACCTTTCTTTGAGGCTGTGCAAGCTGGTCGTTGGGAAACTGCAAGGGACTTTCACATCCAACATCCGGAGGCAGTAAGAGTAAGACATCCATTCTCCGGGAAGACAGCTCTTCACATTGCAGTTGAGGCTGGGCATGTGGATATTGTCAGAGAATTGGTGTCGTTGATGGAAGAGGACGATTTGGAAATAAAATCAACAGGGGATGATTACACAGCTCTTGCTATTGCTGCAATTGAAGGGATTACCGAAATGGCTGAATGCATGGTAACAAGGAACAAAAAATTACTCAGCATTTCCGATGCTTTCAACGACATTCCACTTGTGCATGCTTGTGTGTACGGTCATTGGCATGTGGCTCGATATCTCTACTCCGTCACTCCACTTGAAGATTTAATGCCAGACAAAGGACCTCATGGCGCTACAATAATCTCCAATTGTTTTCTATCCAAAGAATTTGGTAAAAGTTATTAAATATGAGTACTAACATGCTGTTGAGgactacaaaaatgaaaattaagggTTATTTTAATAATGATTTCAGTTGTTTAGTAAACTActtccaaatttccaaaaaaaaaaaaaaaaattgaaattcgaagtttgaaaaccgaaaaaatagctttcagttttttctttttattttaatttttttaatgaaacctgaaaattaaaagtatttatcaaacaagtttttggttttcaaattaaaatcgTGATTACAAAACTAGCTACAGTTTACTCTTTTTCCCATAGCTACAAATTATTATAGCAAActaattatttttgaaaaattctTAATGTTTAAAATAAACAGATATCTCATGGGATTTAATTAACCGTTGCCCAAAATTGGCCTTTACTTCGAACGACGGAGGGGCGTCCCCCTTAGAAATTTTGGCTCGTATGGCTTCTTCATTCCGGAGTGGAGTGGAGCTCAATTTCTGGCAACAACGGATTTATGACAGTTAGTGTACAACATACTCCCTTCGCTTTCTATTAATTATTTGCTTTCACTTTTATGACATATTTTCTTGTCTTGATAGGCATAGACATACAACCTCCTCGTCGCATCAACCATATTTCTGTAACTGttcaaaatgaagaaaattcCCAAGCTAATAACGGAAGGAGGTCAATTCGCTCAGGTTTGCCATCCCCTTCCTCTCCCATCATTAACAAGTTAGGAAGTGTTGCATAAAAGGTACGATCTAATTTGGGTTATCCACTTCGAATTCCTGATTAACTTTAACCAAGGGAATACATGATATTTATCTTTACTTGTATGTAGAAGGTCTCAATTATAACTCACATAGATGACAAGTTCAACACTAAATTAGTATCACTAATACCTCCCTACCTTGCTAAATTTGAGAGATTATTAGGAGAGTTTTCTTCATTTGTGGAGATTATTGGGAGCATAAGTGCATGTTTGGTAATGAGAAATACAAAATGCGTTTGTGTTAGTTTTTAAGAATAGACCCATAAAATGAATAACATAAAATACAATATTAGCCTAGATTGTGTAAAACATTAAAGTTATTTTTCATGTGAAATTTAATAACATAATAAATTTATAGCACTTACTGACTCGAGAAGATGATTGCACGATTTGGATTCACCATGCCACAATCATCTTTCGAAAATATTGATCGCACATACGACTTTACCAGGTTATGATCCCATTCGTAGTGATCTCTTAATACGAATATACCAAGTCAACATCCCATGCACCTCAGTGCTACATGATACATAAATCTTCATGCATAGTCATCGCACAATATGGATTTACCAGGTATGATGTCATGTATTTCAATGCTACATGGTGCACACTTACTATCACCCAACCTTGTGACACTATGTTATCGACCCTCTAGCTCTCAATTCACAAACAACTGAAACATGCATAGATATCTCATTTcactacaaaaaaatatatggcCACTGTGCACAAAAAGTAATTTGGAACCAACGTATGTGCCATATATCTATAGTAACAGTGCAGCAACTAAACTATTATATG encodes:
- the LOC137709130 gene encoding probable E3 ubiquitin-protein ligase XBOS36, whose amino-acid sequence is MGKLTITNTINLTVFEYSRCKPFFEAVQAGRWETAKDFYIQHPEAVRVRHPSSGKTALHIAVEAGHVDIVRELVSLTGFDYSRCKPFFEAVQAGRWETARDFHIQHPEAVRVRHPFSGKTALHIAVEAGHVDIVRELVSLMEEDDLEIKSTGDDYTALAIAAIEGITEMAECMVTRNKKLLSISDAFNDIPLVHACVYGHWHVARYLYSVTPLEDLMPDKGPHGATIISNCFLSKEFGKSY